From the Oscillospiraceae bacterium genome, one window contains:
- a CDS encoding PaaI family thioesterase, translating into MGDLEQVKEYFKFDRFVKECNIEILDVCDGYCKCSMDIEDKLLNAMDSVHGGAIFTLADFTFAVAANFGGNSTVTQSASISYIRAGKGKILYAEAKKVNETKSTCVYKIEVTDENGVIIAFATGNGHIKR; encoded by the coding sequence ATGGGAGATTTAGAACAGGTTAAAGAATATTTTAAGTTTGACCGATTTGTAAAAGAATGTAATATTGAAATACTTGATGTATGTGATGGATATTGCAAATGCAGTATGGATATAGAGGATAAACTTTTAAATGCAATGGACTCAGTACACGGTGGAGCAATATTTACACTTGCCGATTTTACATTTGCCGTTGCTGCAAACTTTGGCGGTAATTCTACTGTTACACAAAGTGCGTCGATATCTTATATAAGAGCAGGAAAAGGTAAAATTCTTTATGCAGAGGCAAAAAAAGTAAATGAAACAAAATCAACCTGTGTTTACAAGATAGAGGTAACCGATGAAAATGGAGTTATAATAGCATTTGCTACAGGAAATGGTCATATTAAAAGATAA